A window of the Desulforapulum autotrophicum HRM2 genome harbors these coding sequences:
- the gabT gene encoding 4-aminobutyrate--2-oxoglutarate transaminase: MTENRSDYYQKLRNKNVPQGPANITPAYIAKASGATMTDLEGKEYIDFAGGIGVNNVGHAHPKVVAAIKDQADKFIHTCFHVGMYESYVDLAAKLNELVPGDFPKMTMFANAGAEAVENAVKIARYATKRPAVIAMENGFHGRTLLTMSLTSKVKPYKFGFGPFAPEVYRIPYAYCYRCPFGLKYPNCGVACADYLEDFFISNVAAESTAAIIAEPIQGEGGFVTPPPEYFPKLAAICKKYGIALIIDEVQSGAGRTGKFLAIEHWNVEPDIVTMAKSLGGGMPLSAITGRKEFMEAPHIGGLGGTYSGNPISCAAALAVLEILFEDKLLERSRELGEILQKRFSDLQSKFEIIGEVRGKGPMLGMELVKDRETKEPATELTKKLTQICFDKGLILLSCGNFGNVIRTLMPFVITDAQLDKGLSILEESLHELTK; the protein is encoded by the coding sequence ATGACAGAAAACAGATCAGACTATTATCAGAAATTGCGTAATAAGAACGTTCCCCAGGGGCCTGCCAATATAACGCCGGCGTATATTGCAAAGGCATCCGGCGCAACTATGACCGATCTTGAAGGCAAGGAATACATCGATTTTGCCGGGGGCATCGGGGTCAACAATGTTGGACACGCCCATCCAAAAGTAGTTGCAGCCATCAAGGATCAGGCAGACAAATTTATCCATACCTGCTTCCATGTGGGAATGTACGAATCCTACGTTGACCTTGCAGCAAAGTTGAACGAGCTTGTACCTGGGGATTTCCCAAAAATGACCATGTTTGCCAACGCAGGTGCCGAAGCCGTTGAAAATGCCGTCAAGATCGCACGCTACGCCACAAAGAGACCGGCTGTGATTGCCATGGAAAACGGTTTCCACGGCAGAACCCTGCTGACCATGTCTTTGACAAGTAAGGTCAAACCCTATAAATTCGGTTTTGGTCCGTTTGCTCCAGAAGTTTACCGTATCCCCTATGCCTACTGCTACCGATGCCCGTTTGGGCTCAAATACCCCAACTGCGGCGTTGCCTGCGCAGATTACCTGGAAGATTTTTTCATCTCCAACGTGGCAGCAGAATCAACGGCAGCCATCATTGCAGAGCCCATCCAGGGCGAAGGCGGTTTTGTCACACCTCCGCCCGAGTACTTTCCCAAACTTGCCGCAATCTGCAAGAAATACGGTATTGCCCTGATCATTGACGAGGTCCAGTCCGGCGCCGGAAGAACCGGCAAATTTCTGGCCATTGAGCACTGGAACGTTGAGCCTGATATCGTCACCATGGCAAAGAGCCTGGGAGGTGGAATGCCCCTTTCTGCCATCACCGGCAGAAAAGAGTTCATGGAAGCCCCCCACATTGGCGGCCTGGGCGGCACCTATTCAGGCAACCCCATCTCATGCGCAGCAGCCCTTGCCGTTCTCGAAATTTTGTTCGAGGACAAACTCCTTGAACGTTCCCGTGAGCTTGGTGAAATTCTCCAGAAACGGTTTTCTGACCTCCAGAGCAAGTTTGAAATCATCGGCGAAGTCAGAGGCAAGGGACCCATGCTTGGAATGGAGCTTGTCAAAGACAGGGAGACCAAAGAACCCGCAACCGAGCTGACCAAGAAACTGACACAGATCTGTTTTGACAAGGGTCTTATTCTTCTGTCCTGCGGCAACTTTGGAAATGTCATCAGAACCCTCATGCCTTTCGTCATCACCGACGCGCAACTGGACAAGGGGCTGTCCATCCTGGAAGAGAGCCTCCACGAACTTACAAAATAA
- a CDS encoding TRAP transporter large permease, whose amino-acid sequence MNPALVVVVMFLAVVVLFILRTPVAFTLGAVGILSLLMINGPRFLMLLPPSILENMSSIILLAIPLFIFIGCMLEKSGIADEIFEMIYKWLGPIPGGLAIGTVFICVIFAAMVGVVGAATVTMGLIALPAMLKRGYKTTLAIGCISGGGALGFLIPPSVTMIVYASLSNLSIGKMFLAGVLPGFMLAGLFMGYILIRSLINPSLAPPVPKEERATWAEKFLCIKNLAMPFVLIFSIMGTIFSGMATPTEAAAVGAFVSILIVVARVRSVKGVAKIISTAAEKTAYLTSMVLWIIIGCLAFSAVVNTLGLPSLLNDFIESLGINRWVVLIAMQLSFFFLGMVMDDLPIIMITVPIYVPLISLLGFDPLWFGILFIVNMQMAYLTPPFGFVLFYMRGVVPANISMGQIYKSVWPFIGLQFLCLLLIMLFPEIVLWLPSIVGM is encoded by the coding sequence ATGAATCCTGCACTGGTCGTTGTTGTAATGTTTCTGGCTGTTGTTGTTCTTTTTATCCTCAGAACCCCCGTGGCCTTTACCCTTGGGGCCGTCGGCATTCTTTCGCTGCTCATGATCAACGGGCCAAGATTTCTGATGCTTCTGCCTCCCTCGATTCTTGAGAACATGTCCAGTATCATCCTTCTGGCCATTCCCCTGTTTATCTTCATCGGGTGTATGCTTGAAAAGTCAGGCATTGCAGATGAAATATTTGAAATGATCTATAAATGGCTTGGGCCCATACCGGGCGGGCTTGCCATTGGAACGGTCTTTATCTGTGTGATTTTTGCCGCCATGGTGGGGGTGGTTGGGGCAGCAACGGTCACCATGGGGCTGATTGCCCTTCCTGCAATGCTCAAAAGAGGATACAAAACCACCCTGGCCATTGGCTGCATTTCCGGCGGCGGTGCCCTGGGGTTTCTCATTCCTCCCAGTGTAACCATGATCGTCTATGCCTCTTTGTCCAATCTTTCCATTGGCAAGATGTTTCTGGCAGGCGTTTTACCTGGGTTTATGCTGGCAGGGCTTTTCATGGGTTACATCCTCATCCGCAGTTTGATCAATCCTTCGCTTGCGCCCCCCGTGCCCAAGGAAGAGCGGGCCACCTGGGCTGAAAAATTTCTCTGTATTAAAAACCTGGCAATGCCCTTTGTCCTGATTTTTTCCATCATGGGTACCATTTTTTCCGGCATGGCAACCCCGACGGAAGCGGCCGCCGTGGGTGCGTTTGTGTCGATTCTCATTGTAGTCGCACGGGTAAGGTCTGTTAAAGGGGTAGCAAAAATTATCTCCACTGCCGCAGAAAAAACAGCCTACCTCACCAGTATGGTATTGTGGATCATCATTGGCTGCCTTGCCTTTTCTGCCGTGGTCAACACCCTGGGACTGCCAAGTCTTTTAAATGATTTTATCGAATCTTTGGGCATCAACCGTTGGGTGGTTCTCATTGCCATGCAGCTCAGTTTTTTCTTTCTTGGAATGGTCATGGACGATCTGCCCATCATCATGATCACAGTACCCATCTATGTCCCACTGATAAGCCTTCTGGGATTTGATCCCCTCTGGTTTGGCATTCTTTTTATCGTAAACATGCAGATGGCATACCTGACACCGCCTTTTGGGTTTGTTCTCTTTTATATGCGGGGGGTTGTACCTGCAAATATTTCCATGGGGCAGATATATAAATCGGTGTGGCCGTTTATTGGGCTGCAGTTTCTCTGCCTGCTGCTGATCATGCTTTTTCCTGAAATCGTTCTCTGGCTTCCATCCATTGTTGGCATGTAG
- a CDS encoding NAD-glutamate dehydrogenase domain-containing protein, with product MENNSGCFASVTKGHEIIDKAQGVNLDFKILYEAVIDLASEGLITANCINMAAGILLNDLGLPNYFFENISKASLKQILASIATSITFQDDKVVLVGRVAHVDFDLEQNNNFQKVRIATRETRDSMEKILENLIPGHSREYYYSPENDYFTYMIRPETVQDYTKNEFTSSRFLYTLAGDYISTPEPTRRRYERFLAAVEKSVTPLIEVFNLPETGETRLMFDSDFASPQLPVLRRLFEDHGLVLMRAYWEPYWADSSVPSSICSVYLQGELSRKKEKEILADLGSFLAFNVNAITDLYVEGKLTFQEMIFAGNAIDFTHMFVFKESENAMDREILATLSTRDHRDAFSARVHSSNKSTFSFKIIMSTAKENPDLFKRLFALFDKKFHPGISQGITVGDLDGEFKAFKDIIASRFIDFTLGYDIFEFMFKIVACTLKTNFYKPEKRSFAFRFDNRILDPLVFDQFVFGVFLVNGHYACGTHLRADDIARGGLRLIRVSRSNHSAELDNAVLLNYALGPKAQRLKHKDICESGSKGVVVPHALYSGYGMDALYDYTEGIMDLMLGDDSILDYHGMPEMIFFGPDEGTAPFMDAVALRAKARGYKHWRTMTTGKSFGIPHDIYGLLDNGDLFGLLEGEGKDQGTRLYINGTASPATMDMDLIHDRIGGKIQVSGMTTTGVMACFRTLVSHYGAAEEDLNLMITGGPDGDLGGNEIQCYRGKICLVLDGGSVLFDPHGLDRKELMKIAFMRHTSPRANSLEFPVDKLSPQGFRVAVTDKNIILPNNRRVEDGRVFHRNFLSDPANREIISQAKIEAFIPCGGFKDTINQGNVVKFTSLFKELRFIVEGANVFFDDASRRYIATSTPIKQIKDTTANKGGVFSSSIAEVLTGFVFGEDYEEKLLNDTETRWALIRDIMALVDNNAVAETSMLIQIHETDPSVPLFVLSELTSEEIFSVQKLFEEKLPEILEDQDMVWHVMENYIPAIIIKKLGRKGIMDLLNSEALQAYRNAIITKKLSSMAFYRYGLSWETFVAEIKSNFSEGVASIALPMN from the coding sequence GTGGAAAATAATTCCGGTTGTTTTGCTTCTGTCACAAAGGGCCATGAGATCATTGACAAGGCCCAGGGGGTAAATCTTGATTTCAAGATTTTATATGAGGCTGTTATTGATCTTGCCTCCGAAGGCCTGATCACGGCAAATTGTATTAACATGGCCGCTGGAATTCTCTTGAACGACCTGGGGCTGCCCAATTATTTCTTTGAAAATATCAGCAAAGCGTCACTCAAACAGATCCTGGCATCCATTGCCACCAGTATCACCTTTCAGGATGACAAGGTGGTTCTGGTGGGGCGGGTGGCCCATGTGGATTTTGATCTGGAGCAGAATAACAATTTCCAGAAGGTCAGAATTGCCACCCGGGAGACCCGGGACAGCATGGAAAAAATTCTGGAAAATCTCATCCCGGGGCACAGCCGTGAGTATTACTACAGCCCGGAAAACGATTATTTCACCTATATGATCCGGCCGGAAACGGTTCAGGATTATACGAAAAACGAATTCACCTCATCCCGGTTTCTCTACACCCTTGCCGGTGATTATATCTCCACCCCCGAACCCACAAGAAGGCGATATGAACGTTTCCTGGCAGCGGTTGAGAAATCAGTAACTCCGCTCATTGAGGTGTTTAATCTGCCCGAGACAGGCGAGACCCGCCTGATGTTCGACAGCGATTTTGCATCCCCCCAGCTGCCTGTGCTCAGGCGACTGTTTGAAGACCATGGCCTGGTTTTGATGCGGGCCTATTGGGAGCCCTATTGGGCGGATTCGTCCGTTCCCTCGTCCATCTGTTCGGTCTACCTCCAGGGAGAGTTGTCCAGGAAAAAAGAAAAAGAAATCCTGGCCGACCTGGGGTCGTTTCTTGCCTTTAATGTGAACGCGATAACGGATTTATACGTTGAGGGCAAGCTGACCTTCCAGGAGATGATCTTTGCCGGCAATGCCATTGATTTCACCCATATGTTTGTTTTCAAGGAGAGTGAAAATGCAATGGATCGCGAGATCCTGGCAACCCTTTCCACACGGGATCACAGGGACGCCTTTTCCGCAAGGGTGCACAGCTCCAACAAATCGACCTTCAGCTTCAAGATTATAATGAGCACGGCAAAGGAGAATCCTGATCTGTTCAAGCGGCTGTTTGCCCTTTTTGATAAAAAATTTCATCCCGGCATATCCCAGGGCATAACGGTCGGTGATCTTGATGGTGAATTCAAGGCGTTTAAAGATATCATTGCCTCCAGGTTTATTGATTTTACCCTTGGCTACGATATCTTTGAATTCATGTTTAAAATCGTGGCCTGCACCCTGAAGACCAATTTCTATAAACCTGAAAAACGTTCGTTTGCCTTTCGGTTTGACAACCGGATCCTTGATCCCCTTGTGTTTGACCAGTTTGTTTTTGGCGTCTTTCTTGTGAACGGTCATTACGCCTGCGGTACCCACCTGAGAGCCGACGACATTGCCCGGGGGGGGTTGCGGCTTATCAGGGTATCGCGTTCCAACCATTCAGCCGAGTTAGACAATGCCGTGCTTCTTAATTATGCCCTGGGGCCCAAGGCCCAGCGGTTAAAGCACAAGGATATCTGTGAGAGCGGGTCCAAGGGGGTGGTTGTGCCCCATGCCCTTTATTCGGGCTACGGCATGGATGCCCTTTACGACTACACCGAAGGTATAATGGATTTAATGCTCGGGGATGATTCGATCCTTGATTACCATGGTATGCCGGAGATGATTTTTTTTGGTCCGGATGAGGGCACTGCACCGTTCATGGATGCCGTTGCCCTGCGTGCAAAGGCCAGGGGGTACAAGCACTGGCGTACCATGACCACGGGGAAAAGTTTTGGGATTCCCCATGACATATATGGGCTGCTCGACAATGGAGATCTGTTTGGCCTCCTGGAAGGGGAGGGCAAAGATCAGGGAACCCGGCTGTACATCAATGGAACAGCGTCACCTGCCACAATGGACATGGATCTTATCCATGACAGGATCGGGGGAAAGATTCAGGTCAGCGGCATGACCACCACGGGGGTGATGGCCTGCTTCAGGACACTTGTCTCCCATTACGGGGCAGCTGAAGAGGATCTCAACCTCATGATCACGGGGGGGCCCGACGGCGATCTTGGTGGCAACGAAATCCAGTGCTACCGGGGAAAGATCTGCCTAGTCCTTGATGGTGGTTCGGTTCTGTTTGATCCCCATGGCCTTGACAGAAAAGAGTTGATGAAAATCGCCTTTATGCGCCACACCTCTCCCCGGGCAAATTCCCTTGAATTTCCCGTGGATAAACTCAGCCCCCAGGGGTTCAGGGTGGCGGTGACAGACAAAAATATCATCCTTCCCAACAACAGGCGGGTGGAGGATGGAAGGGTGTTCCACCGAAATTTTCTGTCCGATCCTGCCAACCGGGAGATCATCAGCCAGGCAAAGATAGAGGCCTTTATTCCCTGCGGTGGATTTAAAGACACCATCAACCAGGGTAACGTGGTGAAATTTACCTCCCTTTTCAAGGAGCTCAGGTTCATTGTAGAGGGTGCCAACGTTTTTTTCGACGACGCATCAAGGCGCTACATTGCCACATCTACCCCCATCAAGCAGATTAAAGACACCACGGCCAACAAGGGTGGTGTGTTTTCAAGCTCCATTGCTGAGGTACTCACGGGTTTTGTTTTTGGTGAAGACTACGAAGAGAAACTGCTGAACGATACCGAAACCCGGTGGGCCCTGATCCGGGATATCATGGCATTGGTGGATAATAATGCCGTGGCTGAAACCAGTATGCTCATCCAGATCCATGAAACAGATCCGAGCGTTCCCCTGTTTGTTCTTTCCGAACTGACCAGTGAGGAGATCTTTTCCGTGCAAAAGCTGTTTGAAGAAAAACTTCCAGAAATCCTGGAAGACCAGGACATGGTCTGGCATGTCATGGAGAATTATATCCCGGCCATCATCATCAAGAAACTTGGCCGGAAGGGGATCATGGATCTTTTGAACTCGGAGGCCCTCCAGGCCTATCGTAATGCCATTATCACCAAGAAGCTTTCTTCCATGGCCTTTTACCGTTATGGTCTCAGCTGGGAAACCTTTGTAGCCGAGATCAAGTCCAACTTCTCAGAGGGTGTCGCAAGCATCGCTTTGCCAATGAACTAG
- a CDS encoding TRAP transporter small permease subunit — protein MNKKIGRAASYLIFVFMLLMVYEVIARYFFDSPTIWVHELCGFLFAGYVALTGAWVLLEKGHVAVDIIYQYFPDKAKDLADMVVSIIALFMFTVLFWQGYKFAWHAFVTGQHSHTLFAPLLWPVKTMLPLGSLFFLLQILADLARSIIQFKQRSTR, from the coding sequence ATGAACAAGAAGATCGGCAGGGCAGCGTCCTACCTGATTTTTGTGTTCATGTTACTCATGGTATATGAAGTCATCGCAAGGTATTTCTTTGACAGTCCCACCATCTGGGTCCATGAACTCTGCGGGTTTTTGTTCGCAGGCTATGTGGCCCTGACCGGGGCATGGGTGCTCCTTGAAAAAGGGCATGTGGCCGTTGATATCATCTATCAATACTTTCCAGACAAGGCCAAGGACCTGGCAGATATGGTTGTTTCCATTATTGCTCTGTTCATGTTCACCGTCCTGTTCTGGCAGGGGTATAAATTTGCCTGGCACGCATTTGTTACAGGGCAACATTCCCATACGCTTTTCGCACCCCTGCTCTGGCCGGTCAAGACCATGCTTCCCCTGGGTTCGCTGTTCTTCCTTCTTCAGATTCTGGCAGATCTTGCCCGGAGCATCATTCAATTCAAGCAGAGGAGCACACGATGA
- a CDS encoding TRAP transporter substrate-binding protein → MKKGVATMPIIQRVFSYISKFLILSIAVMLTLSLSTAVNKAHAKKVYKFTMQNMFSLNHPVTTAVKEMAKNLNKESNGRIKIQVLPSGALVKGPNVFETVGNGSIDMGTTCSCYHGGILPVAATSFALPGDPRGVDEITDFIYQPATIAFLRDAYASQNVFYGAPLVWDGYTIVSKEPIKTWEDLKKIKIRASGTIAKTLMEMGVPTVFIPFSEIYVALSRGTIDAEISGSHAESYLAKTYEVAKYQTVPNISGAQNCEVILNMERWQELPDDLKAIFEKALKTCSLKVAQIFNEDAVSVKAKMEAEGAQFIQLSDDAVTQWMHTAVNLWDNQLAKEDELSAKYIELVKQDLRNRGYKF, encoded by the coding sequence ATGAAAAAAGGAGTAGCAACCATGCCGATTATCCAACGTGTGTTTTCCTATATTTCCAAGTTTTTGATTCTTTCCATTGCCGTGATGTTGACGCTTTCCCTGTCAACCGCTGTTAATAAGGCCCATGCTAAAAAGGTCTACAAGTTCACCATGCAGAATATGTTCTCCCTGAATCATCCTGTGACCACTGCCGTAAAGGAGATGGCCAAGAATCTGAACAAGGAGAGCAACGGCAGGATCAAGATCCAGGTGCTTCCATCGGGCGCCCTTGTGAAAGGTCCAAATGTTTTTGAGACCGTTGGGAACGGTTCAATTGATATGGGAACCACGTGCAGCTGCTACCACGGCGGTATCCTCCCCGTTGCTGCAACTTCGTTTGCCCTTCCCGGAGATCCAAGGGGTGTGGATGAGATCACGGATTTCATTTATCAGCCCGCTACCATTGCGTTTCTTCGTGACGCCTATGCCAGCCAGAACGTGTTTTACGGGGCCCCCCTTGTGTGGGATGGATATACCATCGTGTCCAAGGAACCCATCAAGACCTGGGAAGATTTGAAAAAAATTAAGATCAGGGCTTCAGGAACCATTGCCAAAACCCTCATGGAAATGGGTGTCCCCACGGTTTTCATTCCTTTTTCAGAGATATATGTGGCCCTTTCCCGGGGAACCATTGATGCTGAGATCAGTGGCAGCCATGCAGAAAGCTATCTTGCCAAGACCTATGAAGTGGCAAAATACCAGACTGTTCCCAATATCAGCGGTGCCCAGAACTGTGAGGTGATTCTCAATATGGAGAGATGGCAGGAACTTCCCGACGATCTCAAGGCCATATTTGAAAAAGCCCTTAAAACATGCTCCCTTAAGGTCGCCCAGATCTTTAACGAAGACGCTGTCTCGGTCAAAGCTAAGATGGAGGCCGAGGGTGCCCAGTTTATTCAGCTTTCCGATGATGCTGTAACTCAGTGGATGCACACCGCAGTCAACCTCTGGGATAACCAGCTGGCAAAGGAAGATGAACTTTCTGCGAAATATATTGAACTTGTCAAGCAGGATTTGAGAAACCGCGGCTATAAGTTCTAG